A single region of the Labrus bergylta chromosome 10, fLabBer1.1, whole genome shotgun sequence genome encodes:
- the plekhh2 gene encoding pleckstrin homology domain-containing family H member 2 isoform X2 produces MAEGEEAMSQEDWKEKCLVLEALLMKFRVQIIKIRELTADKIQQLETQVIDAEKRAFTAQQQAQWMEEKLKAADVPSGDSEVRLFQRCQELQVSLQEREEVIARMELQLEEQKQNRLQDAKTVEEKAAKIKEWVMLKLSEFEVENTALRETNKLQEAQIKDLQKQVQAFEQKCAAEAGRGLHHRPGEAQRLSSLTFGCFQVRGKSPQVMTGPAPSQRTLSTQGETEEGDKTETERSAAQTSSSGSDSELHRPDHSGLLQEDSASESLGDNMCGAESRGVSSVLSSAASEGEGGGGEGGEDSRERGLEFSRPGSETYLTASDDSSSMFDDDMQRADRPRFSLQGASEGGSQGGEGESQREDCTSEELNKRFQSHRLDSSSSSSETNTPALTPKRPNAPQDPKDTPASPKQPRLRTPAGFGLMNVALAKKHLSQPPISRETLHGQTRNALSMLRPLRPHETDLDQEQEVVMETEKDKPTFPALQSSPCPPEPGAERQDGDSSAPGIKPPTPPLHRLPSWESRIYAVAKSGIRLSETSCSDAASKDPSLQSSYPAFVMYTSLIYKNMTTPVYTTLKGKATLLSSSPFSDESSSSDESSSSGEEDGSICSSRTSSSSRKDSSPGSPRSLKRAVSMSSMTSESDYAIPPDAYSTDTECSEPEHKLPKTCSSSSDNGKTEPMEKSGYLLKMVKTWKKTWKRRWFVLKDGELLYYKSPSDVIRKPQGQIEVNASSSIARGDGKQILQIVTGKRVYYLKADSPNLLDEWLRTLQSVLRLKSASPLFTQPDIRPSMKGLLVKVKHGYSKRVWCALIGKTLFYFRSQDDKFPLGQIKLWEARVEEVDRSRDSDDELKACGRGLQVAPFTITIHPQEQGPTYLLIENKQEKDSWLFHLSVAAGTSVGTVGTDFEQLLGKLFKLDGDPNSPIWRHPVLCFSKEGLSSPLTTLPSLALQTEAVKLFKTCQLFINVAIDAPAIDYHVSLAQSALQVCLTHPELQNEFFCQLIKQTRRRQPQGHPGPLQGWQFLALCVGLFLPQHPFLWLLQVHLNRHGDSRTEVGKYAIYCLRSMERTQQKGERQGRPSRMEILSILLRNPYHHSLPFSVPVHFLNNTYQVVSFDASTTVDEFQSRLNQDTSMRKTGLSGFSLYTDDPTGRELEHCLQGGVKICDIISKWEQASKEQHTGKSENTRTVRLTYKNRLYFSPQVRGESERERLLLAYQTNEAIVAGHFPVNKELALEMAALLAQVEFGDFERPFSAPGSAQTKSNQTLKQVLDRFYPKHYRRSTSEEQLRLLLQRLSARWASLRGRTPSECVRIYLTVARKWPFFGAKLFEAESVTASPQQDERVWLAVHEDGISVLEHNSVKPLVSHPYKTLMTFGGCRQDFMLVVGQSMATNGSKDKPTEKHLFAMDASKIREITLLISSYVNSAHQQKAAAHHLSAPALMVAQPVSLKSKELRSKSPPALGRPSKAPTLL; encoded by the exons ATGGCGGAGGGGGAGGAGGCCATGAGTCAGGAGGACTGGAAGGAGAAGTGTTTGGTCCTGGAGGCGCTGCTCATGAAGTTCAGAGTGCAGATCATCAAGATCCGAGAGCTCACCGCTGACAAG attcagcagctgGAGACTCAGGTGATCGACGCAGAGAAACGAGCGTTCACCGCTCAGCAGCAG GCGCAGTGGATGGAGGAGAAGCTGAAAGCTGCAGATGTTCCGTCCGGAGACTCGGAGGTGCGTTTGTTTCAGAGGTGTCAGGAGCTGCAGGTGTCActgcaggagagggaggaggtcaTCGCCCGGATggagctgcagctggaggagcag AAACAGAACCGACTTCAGGACGCAAAAACTGTGGAGGAGAAAGCCGCTAAGATCAAGGAGTGGGTGATGCTGAAGCTGTCAGAG TTTGAGGTGGAGAACACAGCCTTAAGAGAAACCAACAAGCTGCAGGAGGCTCAGATCAAAGACTTACAGAAACAAGTGCAGG cgtTTGAGCAGAAGTGTGCAGCCGAGGCAGGAAGAGGACTCCATCACCGACCAGGTGAAGCACAGCGTCTCAGCAGTCTGACGTTCGGCTGTTTCCAGGTGAGGGGGAAGAGTCCGCAGGTAATGACCGGGCCCGCCCCCTCCCAGAGGACCCTCAGCACCcagggggagacagaggaaggggACAAAACGG agacagagaggagcgcTGCTCAGACCTCCTCTTCAGGATCAGACTCTGAGCTCCACAGACCGGATCATTCTGGACTCCTGCAGGAGGACAGCGCCTCTGAAAGTCTGGGTGACAACATGTGTGGAGCTGAGTCCAGGGGGGTCTCCTCGGTGCTGTCCAGCGCTGCatcagagggggaggggggaggaggagaagggggtgAGGACAGCAGGGAGAGAGGCCTGGAGTTCAGCCGGCCAGGCAGTGAGACGTACCTGACGGCATCAGACGACAGCAGCTCGATGTTTGATGACGACATGCAGCGAGCTGATCGTCCACGCTTCAGCCTGCAGGGGGCATCAGAGGGGGGGAGtcaggggggagagggggagtcTCAGAGGGAGGACTGCACCTCCGAGGAGCTCAACAAACGTTTCCAGTCTCATAGACTGGACTCATCGTCCTCCTCCAGCGAAACAAACACCCCCGCCCTTACCCCAAAACGACCCAACGCCCCTCAGGACCCGAAGGACACCCCCGCCTCCCCCAAACAGCCCCGCCTGCGGACCCCAGCAGGGTTCGGCCTGATGAACGTGGCTCTGGCTAAGAAACACCTGAGCCAACCGCCGATCAGCCGAGAGACATTGCATGGACAAACACGCAACGCTCTGAGCATGCTCCGCCCCCTCCGGCCCCACGAGACGGACCTGGACCAGGAGCAGGAGGTTGTCATGGAAACTGAGAAGGACAAGCCCACATTTCCAGCCCTACAGAGCTCACCCTGTCCTCCTGAACCTGGTGCAGAGAGGCAGGACGGTGACAGCTCAGCACCGGGTATCAAACCTCCAACACCCCCGCTGCACAGACTGCCCTCCTGG GAGAGTCGTATCTACGCTGTGGCTAAATCCGGGATCAGACTGTCGGAGACGTCCTGCTCAGATGCTGCCAGTAAAG ACCCATCCCTGCAGTCCTCCTATCCGGCCTTCGTCATGTACACCTCCCTCATCTATAAAAACATGACCACACCTGTCTACACCACTTTGAAGGGG aaAGCAACACTGCTGAGCAGCAGTCCATTCTCCGACGAGTCGTCAAGCTCCGACGAGTCCTCAAGCTCCGGAGAAGAGGACGGCTCCATCTGCAGCTCCCGCACCTCCTCCAGCTCCCGCAAAGACAGCAGCCCGGGCAGCCCGCGCTCGCTCAAgagag ctgtgTCCATGTCCTCGATGACCTCCGAGAGCGACTACGCCATCCCTCCTGACGCCTACTCCACCGACACAGAGTGCTCCGAACCCGAGCACAAGCTGCCAAAGACCTGCTCCTCATCCAGTGACAACGGGAAgact gaGCCGATGGAGAAGTCGGGCTACCTGCTGAAGATGGTGAAGACCTGGAAGAAAACCTGGAAGAGACGCTGGTTTGTCCTGAAAGACGGAGAGCTGCTCTACTACAAATCACCT AGTGACGTGATCAGGAAACCTCAGGGTCAGATCGAGGTCAACGCCAGCAGCAGCATCGCCCGCGGCGACGGAAAACAAATCCTCCAG aTCGTGACGGGGAAGCGTGTGTACTACCTGAAGGCCGACTCTCCTAACCTGCTGGATGAGTGGCTCAGGACGCTACAGAGCGTGCTCAGACTGAAATCTGCCAGTCCGCTCTTCACCCAGCCCGACATCCGGCCCAGCATGAAGGGGCTGCTCGTTAAG GTGAAGCATGGATACTCAAAGAGGGTTTGGTGTGCACTGATCGGGaagactttgttttatttccgcAGCCAAGACGACAAG TTCCCTCTGGGTCAGATCAAGCTGTGGGAGGCCcgggtggaggaggtggacaGGTCAAGAGATTCAGACGATGAGCTGAAGGCATGTGGGCGGGGCTTACAGGTGGCACCTTTTACCATCACCATCCACCCACAAGAGCAGGGGCCGACCTACCTGCTCATCGAGAACAAGCAGGAGAAG gactCGTGGCTCTTCCATCTCTCTGTGGCAGCAGGAACCTCGGTGGGAACCGTCGGCACCGACTTTGAACAGCTGCTGGGAAAACTCTTCAAACTGGACGGAGATCCCA actcTCCCATCTGGAGACATCCCGTGTTGTGTTTCAGTAAAGAAGGTCTGTCGTCCCCTCTCACCACGCTGCCCTCACTGGCTCTGCAGACAGAGGCGGTTAAACTCTttaag actTGTCAGCTTTTCATCAACGTGGCGATCGACGCTCCGGCCATCGACTACCACGTGTCTCTGGCTCAGAGCGCCCTGCAGGTGTGTCTGACCCACCCCGAGCTGCAGAACGAGTTCTTCTGTCAGCTCATCAAGCAGACCCGCAGGAGGCAGCCTCAAGGCCACCCGGGACCCCTGCAG ggctGGCAGTTCCTCGCTCTGTGTGTTGGACTTTTTCTGCCTCAGCATCCGTTCCTGTGGCTGCTGCAGGTTCACCTGAACAGACACGGGGACTCCAG GACTGAGGTGGGTAAATATGCCATCTACTGCCTGCGCTCCATGGAGCGGACTCAGCAGAAAGGAGAGAGGCAGGGAAGACCGTCCCGAATGGAGATCCTGTCCATCCTGCTGAGGAACCCCTACCATCACTCTCTGCCCTTCAGCGTGCCCGTCCACTTCCTCAACAACACctaccag GTGGTGAGCTTTGATGCTTCGACCACGGTGGATGAGTTCCAGTCTCGTCTGAACCAAGACACCAGCATGAGGAAGACCGGTCTCTCCGGGTTCAGTTTGTACACCGACGACCCGACGGGGCGCGAGCTCGAGCACTGCCTGCAGGGAGGCGTCAAG ATTTGTGACATTATCTCCAAGTGGGAACAAGCTTCGAAGGAGCAGCACACGGGCAAATCAGAGAACACCCGGACGGTGCGCCTCACCTACAAGAACAG gttgTACTTCTCTCCCCAGGTGAGGGGGGAGTCTGAGAGGGAGAGGCTGCTGCTGGCTTATCAGACAAACGAGGCCATCGTAGCGGGACACTTCCCCGTCAACAAGGAGCTCGCGCTGGAGATGGCCGCCCTGCTGGCTCAG GTGGAGTTTGGGGATTTTGAGCGTCCATTCTCGGCTCCAGGATCAGCCCAGACCAAGTCCAACCAGACCCTGAAGCAGGTTCTGGACAGATTTTACCCCAAGCATTATCGCAGGAGCACGTCTGAGGAGCAGCTCAG actGCTGCTGCAGCGTCTCTCCGCCCGCTGGGCCTCTCTCAGGGGTCGGACTCCATCAGAGTGCGTCAGGATCTACCTGACGGTTGCCAGGAAGTGGCCTTTCTTTGGAGCCAAATTATTTGAAGCAGAG tCAGTCACTGCATCTCCTCAGCAGGATGAGCGTGTGTGGCTGGCCGTGCACGAGGATGGGATCAGTGTCCTGGAGCACAACTCTGTG
- the plekhh2 gene encoding pleckstrin homology domain-containing family H member 2 isoform X1 translates to MFSKNHILSSSPRNDADRGQKTLCPTLKENNNSCWKQEGSMAEGEEAMSQEDWKEKCLVLEALLMKFRVQIIKIRELTADKIQQLETQVIDAEKRAFTAQQQAQWMEEKLKAADVPSGDSEVRLFQRCQELQVSLQEREEVIARMELQLEEQKQNRLQDAKTVEEKAAKIKEWVMLKLSEFEVENTALRETNKLQEAQIKDLQKQVQAFEQKCAAEAGRGLHHRPGEAQRLSSLTFGCFQVRGKSPQVMTGPAPSQRTLSTQGETEEGDKTETERSAAQTSSSGSDSELHRPDHSGLLQEDSASESLGDNMCGAESRGVSSVLSSAASEGEGGGGEGGEDSRERGLEFSRPGSETYLTASDDSSSMFDDDMQRADRPRFSLQGASEGGSQGGEGESQREDCTSEELNKRFQSHRLDSSSSSSETNTPALTPKRPNAPQDPKDTPASPKQPRLRTPAGFGLMNVALAKKHLSQPPISRETLHGQTRNALSMLRPLRPHETDLDQEQEVVMETEKDKPTFPALQSSPCPPEPGAERQDGDSSAPGIKPPTPPLHRLPSWESRIYAVAKSGIRLSETSCSDAASKDPSLQSSYPAFVMYTSLIYKNMTTPVYTTLKGKATLLSSSPFSDESSSSDESSSSGEEDGSICSSRTSSSSRKDSSPGSPRSLKRAVSMSSMTSESDYAIPPDAYSTDTECSEPEHKLPKTCSSSSDNGKTEPMEKSGYLLKMVKTWKKTWKRRWFVLKDGELLYYKSPSDVIRKPQGQIEVNASSSIARGDGKQILQIVTGKRVYYLKADSPNLLDEWLRTLQSVLRLKSASPLFTQPDIRPSMKGLLVKVKHGYSKRVWCALIGKTLFYFRSQDDKFPLGQIKLWEARVEEVDRSRDSDDELKACGRGLQVAPFTITIHPQEQGPTYLLIENKQEKDSWLFHLSVAAGTSVGTVGTDFEQLLGKLFKLDGDPNSPIWRHPVLCFSKEGLSSPLTTLPSLALQTEAVKLFKTCQLFINVAIDAPAIDYHVSLAQSALQVCLTHPELQNEFFCQLIKQTRRRQPQGHPGPLQGWQFLALCVGLFLPQHPFLWLLQVHLNRHGDSRTEVGKYAIYCLRSMERTQQKGERQGRPSRMEILSILLRNPYHHSLPFSVPVHFLNNTYQVVSFDASTTVDEFQSRLNQDTSMRKTGLSGFSLYTDDPTGRELEHCLQGGVKICDIISKWEQASKEQHTGKSENTRTVRLTYKNRLYFSPQVRGESERERLLLAYQTNEAIVAGHFPVNKELALEMAALLAQVEFGDFERPFSAPGSAQTKSNQTLKQVLDRFYPKHYRRSTSEEQLRLLLQRLSARWASLRGRTPSECVRIYLTVARKWPFFGAKLFEAESVTASPQQDERVWLAVHEDGISVLEHNSVKPLVSHPYKTLMTFGGCRQDFMLVVGQSMATNGSKDKPTEKHLFAMDASKIREITLLISSYVNSAHQQKAAAHHLSAPALMVAQPVSLKSKELRSKSPPALGRPSKAPTLL, encoded by the exons atgttttccaAAAACCACATCCTCTCATCATCACCGAGGAATGACGCTGACAGAGGACAGAAGACTTTGTGTCCTAcattaaaggaaaataataacTCATGTTGGAAACAAG agggaAGCATGGCGGAGGGGGAGGAGGCCATGAGTCAGGAGGACTGGAAGGAGAAGTGTTTGGTCCTGGAGGCGCTGCTCATGAAGTTCAGAGTGCAGATCATCAAGATCCGAGAGCTCACCGCTGACAAG attcagcagctgGAGACTCAGGTGATCGACGCAGAGAAACGAGCGTTCACCGCTCAGCAGCAG GCGCAGTGGATGGAGGAGAAGCTGAAAGCTGCAGATGTTCCGTCCGGAGACTCGGAGGTGCGTTTGTTTCAGAGGTGTCAGGAGCTGCAGGTGTCActgcaggagagggaggaggtcaTCGCCCGGATggagctgcagctggaggagcag AAACAGAACCGACTTCAGGACGCAAAAACTGTGGAGGAGAAAGCCGCTAAGATCAAGGAGTGGGTGATGCTGAAGCTGTCAGAG TTTGAGGTGGAGAACACAGCCTTAAGAGAAACCAACAAGCTGCAGGAGGCTCAGATCAAAGACTTACAGAAACAAGTGCAGG cgtTTGAGCAGAAGTGTGCAGCCGAGGCAGGAAGAGGACTCCATCACCGACCAGGTGAAGCACAGCGTCTCAGCAGTCTGACGTTCGGCTGTTTCCAGGTGAGGGGGAAGAGTCCGCAGGTAATGACCGGGCCCGCCCCCTCCCAGAGGACCCTCAGCACCcagggggagacagaggaaggggACAAAACGG agacagagaggagcgcTGCTCAGACCTCCTCTTCAGGATCAGACTCTGAGCTCCACAGACCGGATCATTCTGGACTCCTGCAGGAGGACAGCGCCTCTGAAAGTCTGGGTGACAACATGTGTGGAGCTGAGTCCAGGGGGGTCTCCTCGGTGCTGTCCAGCGCTGCatcagagggggaggggggaggaggagaagggggtgAGGACAGCAGGGAGAGAGGCCTGGAGTTCAGCCGGCCAGGCAGTGAGACGTACCTGACGGCATCAGACGACAGCAGCTCGATGTTTGATGACGACATGCAGCGAGCTGATCGTCCACGCTTCAGCCTGCAGGGGGCATCAGAGGGGGGGAGtcaggggggagagggggagtcTCAGAGGGAGGACTGCACCTCCGAGGAGCTCAACAAACGTTTCCAGTCTCATAGACTGGACTCATCGTCCTCCTCCAGCGAAACAAACACCCCCGCCCTTACCCCAAAACGACCCAACGCCCCTCAGGACCCGAAGGACACCCCCGCCTCCCCCAAACAGCCCCGCCTGCGGACCCCAGCAGGGTTCGGCCTGATGAACGTGGCTCTGGCTAAGAAACACCTGAGCCAACCGCCGATCAGCCGAGAGACATTGCATGGACAAACACGCAACGCTCTGAGCATGCTCCGCCCCCTCCGGCCCCACGAGACGGACCTGGACCAGGAGCAGGAGGTTGTCATGGAAACTGAGAAGGACAAGCCCACATTTCCAGCCCTACAGAGCTCACCCTGTCCTCCTGAACCTGGTGCAGAGAGGCAGGACGGTGACAGCTCAGCACCGGGTATCAAACCTCCAACACCCCCGCTGCACAGACTGCCCTCCTGG GAGAGTCGTATCTACGCTGTGGCTAAATCCGGGATCAGACTGTCGGAGACGTCCTGCTCAGATGCTGCCAGTAAAG ACCCATCCCTGCAGTCCTCCTATCCGGCCTTCGTCATGTACACCTCCCTCATCTATAAAAACATGACCACACCTGTCTACACCACTTTGAAGGGG aaAGCAACACTGCTGAGCAGCAGTCCATTCTCCGACGAGTCGTCAAGCTCCGACGAGTCCTCAAGCTCCGGAGAAGAGGACGGCTCCATCTGCAGCTCCCGCACCTCCTCCAGCTCCCGCAAAGACAGCAGCCCGGGCAGCCCGCGCTCGCTCAAgagag ctgtgTCCATGTCCTCGATGACCTCCGAGAGCGACTACGCCATCCCTCCTGACGCCTACTCCACCGACACAGAGTGCTCCGAACCCGAGCACAAGCTGCCAAAGACCTGCTCCTCATCCAGTGACAACGGGAAgact gaGCCGATGGAGAAGTCGGGCTACCTGCTGAAGATGGTGAAGACCTGGAAGAAAACCTGGAAGAGACGCTGGTTTGTCCTGAAAGACGGAGAGCTGCTCTACTACAAATCACCT AGTGACGTGATCAGGAAACCTCAGGGTCAGATCGAGGTCAACGCCAGCAGCAGCATCGCCCGCGGCGACGGAAAACAAATCCTCCAG aTCGTGACGGGGAAGCGTGTGTACTACCTGAAGGCCGACTCTCCTAACCTGCTGGATGAGTGGCTCAGGACGCTACAGAGCGTGCTCAGACTGAAATCTGCCAGTCCGCTCTTCACCCAGCCCGACATCCGGCCCAGCATGAAGGGGCTGCTCGTTAAG GTGAAGCATGGATACTCAAAGAGGGTTTGGTGTGCACTGATCGGGaagactttgttttatttccgcAGCCAAGACGACAAG TTCCCTCTGGGTCAGATCAAGCTGTGGGAGGCCcgggtggaggaggtggacaGGTCAAGAGATTCAGACGATGAGCTGAAGGCATGTGGGCGGGGCTTACAGGTGGCACCTTTTACCATCACCATCCACCCACAAGAGCAGGGGCCGACCTACCTGCTCATCGAGAACAAGCAGGAGAAG gactCGTGGCTCTTCCATCTCTCTGTGGCAGCAGGAACCTCGGTGGGAACCGTCGGCACCGACTTTGAACAGCTGCTGGGAAAACTCTTCAAACTGGACGGAGATCCCA actcTCCCATCTGGAGACATCCCGTGTTGTGTTTCAGTAAAGAAGGTCTGTCGTCCCCTCTCACCACGCTGCCCTCACTGGCTCTGCAGACAGAGGCGGTTAAACTCTttaag actTGTCAGCTTTTCATCAACGTGGCGATCGACGCTCCGGCCATCGACTACCACGTGTCTCTGGCTCAGAGCGCCCTGCAGGTGTGTCTGACCCACCCCGAGCTGCAGAACGAGTTCTTCTGTCAGCTCATCAAGCAGACCCGCAGGAGGCAGCCTCAAGGCCACCCGGGACCCCTGCAG ggctGGCAGTTCCTCGCTCTGTGTGTTGGACTTTTTCTGCCTCAGCATCCGTTCCTGTGGCTGCTGCAGGTTCACCTGAACAGACACGGGGACTCCAG GACTGAGGTGGGTAAATATGCCATCTACTGCCTGCGCTCCATGGAGCGGACTCAGCAGAAAGGAGAGAGGCAGGGAAGACCGTCCCGAATGGAGATCCTGTCCATCCTGCTGAGGAACCCCTACCATCACTCTCTGCCCTTCAGCGTGCCCGTCCACTTCCTCAACAACACctaccag GTGGTGAGCTTTGATGCTTCGACCACGGTGGATGAGTTCCAGTCTCGTCTGAACCAAGACACCAGCATGAGGAAGACCGGTCTCTCCGGGTTCAGTTTGTACACCGACGACCCGACGGGGCGCGAGCTCGAGCACTGCCTGCAGGGAGGCGTCAAG ATTTGTGACATTATCTCCAAGTGGGAACAAGCTTCGAAGGAGCAGCACACGGGCAAATCAGAGAACACCCGGACGGTGCGCCTCACCTACAAGAACAG gttgTACTTCTCTCCCCAGGTGAGGGGGGAGTCTGAGAGGGAGAGGCTGCTGCTGGCTTATCAGACAAACGAGGCCATCGTAGCGGGACACTTCCCCGTCAACAAGGAGCTCGCGCTGGAGATGGCCGCCCTGCTGGCTCAG GTGGAGTTTGGGGATTTTGAGCGTCCATTCTCGGCTCCAGGATCAGCCCAGACCAAGTCCAACCAGACCCTGAAGCAGGTTCTGGACAGATTTTACCCCAAGCATTATCGCAGGAGCACGTCTGAGGAGCAGCTCAG actGCTGCTGCAGCGTCTCTCCGCCCGCTGGGCCTCTCTCAGGGGTCGGACTCCATCAGAGTGCGTCAGGATCTACCTGACGGTTGCCAGGAAGTGGCCTTTCTTTGGAGCCAAATTATTTGAAGCAGAG tCAGTCACTGCATCTCCTCAGCAGGATGAGCGTGTGTGGCTGGCCGTGCACGAGGATGGGATCAGTGTCCTGGAGCACAACTCTGTG